One Anaerobacillus alkaliphilus DNA window includes the following coding sequences:
- a CDS encoding mechanosensitive ion channel family protein, whose product MTIGWLETYDWSQFFMSVSIIVLQLIGIIFFYMLVKKIGTRVISSSFSKVQEQRGMHPGRTKTLEKLTLNVFTYFLIFFLLTIVIGIFDYDIAPLIAGAGIIGLAIGFGAQGLVSDVVTGFFILLEKQIEVDDYVTMAGVDGVVEEVGLRTTSVRGFDGTLHFIPNREIKSVSNHSRGNMRALVDISIAYDENIDEAIAVLQTVCDEVAKEETAIKEGPNVVGVQSLGDSDVVIRIIAKTENMSQWAVERKLRKALKEALDRHGIEIPFPHQVYMEKK is encoded by the coding sequence ATGACGATTGGATGGCTCGAAACATATGATTGGAGTCAATTTTTTATGAGCGTGTCTATTATTGTCCTGCAGTTAATAGGAATTATCTTTTTTTATATGCTTGTAAAAAAGATTGGAACTAGGGTTATTTCTAGTTCGTTTAGCAAGGTTCAAGAACAGCGAGGAATGCACCCTGGCCGAACGAAAACACTAGAAAAACTAACTCTTAATGTTTTTACATATTTTCTTATTTTTTTCTTACTGACCATCGTAATCGGTATTTTTGATTATGATATCGCACCATTAATTGCTGGAGCTGGTATTATAGGATTAGCTATTGGTTTTGGTGCACAAGGGTTAGTAAGTGATGTTGTCACTGGTTTTTTTATTTTACTTGAAAAACAAATAGAAGTTGACGACTATGTCACTATGGCGGGAGTAGACGGAGTCGTTGAGGAAGTTGGATTACGCACAACAAGTGTACGAGGTTTTGATGGAACACTACATTTTATTCCAAACCGCGAGATTAAAAGTGTAAGTAATCATTCACGTGGGAATATGAGAGCTCTAGTCGATATAAGTATCGCTTATGATGAAAATATTGATGAGGCTATTGCAGTATTACAAACAGTTTGTGATGAAGTTGCTAAAGAAGAGACTGCAATTAAAGAAGGCCCTAATGTTGTAGGCGTACAAAGTTTAGGTGACTCTGATGTTGTGATTAGAATTATTGCAAAGACAGAAAATATGTCACAGTGGGCGGTTGAAAGAAAACTTCGAAAAGCTCTGAAAGAAGCATTAGATCGTCACGGAATCGAAATTCCATTTCCTCACCAAGTCTATATGGAAAAGAAATAA
- a CDS encoding YkuS family protein, protein MAKIGVEQSLTDVQEALQSKGYDVVQLKQENDAQGCDCCVITGQDQNVMGIQNVVTQGSVINANGLTAEEVCQQVENKLQ, encoded by the coding sequence ATGGCGAAGATTGGTGTTGAACAATCTTTAACTGATGTTCAAGAAGCGTTACAATCAAAAGGTTATGATGTTGTGCAATTAAAGCAGGAGAATGATGCGCAAGGTTGCGATTGCTGCGTAATTACGGGGCAAGATCAGAATGTAATGGGAATTCAAAACGTAGTTACACAAGGCTCAGTAATTAATGCTAATGGTCTAACTGCTGAGGAAGTTTGTCAACAAGTTGAGAACAAACTTCAATAA
- a CDS encoding peptidoglycan recognition protein family protein has protein sequence MNINDKRNSLARHSSRSYRRRSRSDIRNIAIHHSATTSGSAEAFARYHVNQLGWPGIAYHYVVNKDGSIDLCHDPEVVSYHVGNSNSRALGICMVGDFRTQTLETAQREATIALIRSLLVDFNLTVDDVWGHIEFPGYEWKQCPSISMEQFRRSLSTGEAVSPPSISVPTQSRERTLLSLGDRGNDVRAVQQQLADLGFNPGPVDGIFGPLTTDAVERFQRASRINVDGVVGPQTRTAMSNYSPPSEPIEHGAPSDEPDERESQFLEENRRMLRFIRPMMRGEDVREVQEKVGAILDGTYGPDTERRVMDFQRRNNLVADGIVGPRTWAALDGISQISPVYSRLLSLRDPMMRGEDVKHVQTALNVTADGVFGPITERAVRNFQRQQRLQVDGIVGPQTWNRLF, from the coding sequence ATGAATATTAATGATAAAAGAAATAGCTTAGCTAGGCATAGTAGCCGATCTTACCGAAGAAGGTCTAGATCAGATATTAGAAATATAGCAATTCATCATAGTGCAACAACATCAGGAAGTGCAGAAGCGTTTGCCAGATATCATGTAAACCAATTAGGGTGGCCTGGTATTGCTTACCATTATGTTGTAAATAAAGATGGTTCGATCGATCTTTGTCATGATCCAGAAGTGGTTAGTTACCATGTTGGAAATAGTAATTCAAGAGCTCTTGGGATTTGTATGGTCGGAGATTTTCGTACTCAAACTCTCGAAACAGCCCAAAGAGAAGCGACCATTGCGTTGATAAGAAGCTTGCTTGTTGATTTTAATCTAACCGTTGACGACGTTTGGGGACATATAGAGTTCCCAGGTTATGAATGGAAGCAATGTCCTTCTATTAGTATGGAGCAGTTTCGTCGCTCATTAAGTACAGGAGAAGCAGTATCTCCGCCTAGTATTTCCGTTCCAACCCAATCTAGAGAAAGAACACTCTTAAGCTTGGGTGACCGTGGAAATGATGTTCGAGCTGTTCAACAGCAGCTAGCAGATTTAGGATTCAATCCAGGCCCAGTAGATGGGATTTTCGGACCATTAACTACGGATGCAGTAGAAAGATTTCAAAGGGCGTCTCGGATAAATGTTGATGGAGTTGTGGGTCCACAAACGAGAACTGCAATGAGTAACTATAGCCCTCCTTCTGAGCCTATAGAACATGGGGCGCCTTCTGATGAGCCAGATGAAAGAGAGAGCCAATTTCTAGAGGAAAATCGAAGAATGTTACGCTTTATTAGGCCGATGATGCGAGGGGAAGATGTTAGAGAAGTGCAAGAGAAAGTTGGGGCTATTTTAGATGGTACCTACGGACCTGATACTGAAAGAAGAGTAATGGATTTCCAACGAAGAAATAATTTAGTAGCAGATGGGATTGTTGGGCCGCGAACATGGGCTGCATTAGATGGAATTTCCCAGATAAGCCCAGTTTATAGTAGGTTATTATCATTACGTGATCCAATGATGAGGGGAGAAGATGTTAAACATGTTCAAACAGCACTGAATGTGACAGCAGATGGAGTTTTTGGCCCCATAACTGAGCGAGCCGTTCGTAATTTCCAAAGACAACAACGACTACAAGTTGATGGAATTGTTGGACCTCAAACCTGGAACCGGTTATTTTAA
- a CDS encoding glutaredoxin family protein, with the protein MSSVEVIVYTSTGCPYCEKVKTHLTEWGIEFEVRNVTLYKEYFEKLRENNIPGTPATYVNGKLILGFQEKKFKEALGLEEDNELDVEVSK; encoded by the coding sequence ATGTCTTCTGTCGAAGTAATTGTCTATACTAGTACAGGTTGTCCTTATTGTGAAAAGGTAAAAACTCACTTAACAGAATGGGGAATTGAGTTTGAAGTACGAAACGTAACACTATATAAAGAGTATTTCGAGAAACTACGTGAAAATAACATTCCTGGGACACCTGCTACATATGTAAATGGAAAGCTCATACTAGGTTTTCAGGAAAAGAAGTTCAAGGAAGCCTTGGGCTTAGAGGAAGATAATGAGTTAGATGTAGAGGTTAGCAAGTAG
- a CDS encoding peroxiredoxin — protein MSDKRMVGKQAPRFEMDAVMASKEFGKVSLEENMKNDKWTVLFFYPMDFTFVCPTEITALSDRYDEFEDLDAEVIGVSTDTVHTHLAWINTDRDSNGLGELKYPLAADTNHVVSREYGVLIEDQGIALRGLFIISPEGELMYSVVNHNNIGRDVDETLRVLQALQTGGLCPANWKPGQATL, from the coding sequence ATGAGTGACAAAAGAATGGTAGGAAAACAAGCACCAAGATTTGAAATGGATGCGGTAATGGCTAGTAAAGAATTTGGAAAAGTAAGTCTTGAAGAAAATATGAAAAATGACAAGTGGACTGTCCTTTTCTTCTATCCTATGGATTTTACATTTGTTTGTCCGACAGAAATTACTGCTTTAAGTGACCGTTACGACGAGTTCGAAGATTTAGATGCCGAGGTAATTGGAGTTTCAACTGATACAGTTCATACCCACTTAGCTTGGATTAACACTGACCGGGACTCAAACGGATTAGGTGAATTAAAATATCCTTTAGCAGCTGATACAAACCATGTTGTCTCAAGGGAATATGGTGTTTTAATTGAAGATCAAGGTATTGCTCTTCGTGGTTTATTCATCATTAGCCCAGAAGGTGAGTTAATGTATTCAGTTGTTAACCACAACAACATTGGTCGTGATGTTGATGAGACTTTACGAGTTCTTCAAGCATTACAAACTGGTGGATTATGCCCTGCTAACTGGAAGCCAGGTCAAGCAACACTTTAA
- a CDS encoding mechanosensitive ion channel family protein, with protein MFDDFLTRLDWLTNWEDVGIALGILLIFHVFRSIFTKYIYKLLLRLAKKTPTDVLSNLFIAFEGPLRLFFVGIGFYLALMYLPLEAKTNEFIIQVYRSFLIFLVGYGLFNLSASSSLLFQKIGSKLDVQVDEILLPFLSKLTRIIIIALMISIIAGEWGYDVNGFIAGLGLGGLAFALAAKDAIANLFGGVIIITEKPFSIGDWIRTPSVEGTVEDITFRSTKVRTFAQAVVTVPNSTLANEPITNWTRMGKRRISFHLGVTYSTPKDKLEACTKKIDDMLKSHSEIDQEVIFVRFDEFNESSLDIFVYFFTKTTIWGEFLAVKEDVNFKIMEILEQEGVSVAFPSRSIFIEEETSKEV; from the coding sequence ATGTTTGATGATTTTTTGACCCGATTGGACTGGTTAACAAACTGGGAAGATGTCGGGATTGCTTTAGGAATTTTGCTGATTTTTCATGTTTTTCGAAGTATCTTTACTAAGTACATTTACAAATTGTTATTAAGGTTAGCCAAAAAAACACCGACAGATGTTTTATCCAATCTTTTTATAGCTTTCGAAGGGCCATTACGCTTATTTTTCGTCGGAATTGGCTTTTATTTGGCATTAATGTATCTACCGCTAGAAGCAAAAACGAATGAGTTTATCATTCAGGTTTATCGCTCGTTTCTAATTTTTTTGGTAGGCTATGGATTGTTTAACTTATCAGCTTCATCCTCATTATTGTTTCAAAAAATTGGTTCCAAATTAGACGTACAAGTAGATGAAATCCTGCTACCTTTTTTATCAAAACTAACAAGGATAATTATTATTGCATTAATGATTAGTATCATAGCTGGAGAATGGGGCTATGATGTGAACGGCTTTATAGCAGGGCTAGGACTTGGAGGTCTTGCATTTGCTCTTGCAGCAAAGGATGCCATTGCTAACTTATTTGGAGGCGTAATAATTATTACTGAAAAGCCTTTTTCAATTGGAGATTGGATTAGAACACCAAGTGTCGAAGGAACAGTCGAAGATATTACTTTTCGTAGTACAAAAGTTCGAACGTTTGCTCAAGCTGTTGTAACAGTTCCAAACTCTACTCTAGCTAATGAACCAATTACAAATTGGACAAGAATGGGTAAGCGAAGAATTTCATTTCATTTAGGAGTTACTTACTCAACTCCGAAAGATAAGTTGGAAGCATGTACGAAAAAAATAGATGACATGCTAAAAAGTCATAGTGAAATTGATCAGGAAGTAATTTTTGTTCGTTTTGATGAGTTCAACGAAAGTAGTTTAGACATTTTTGTATATTTCTTTACAAAAACTACAATTTGGGGAGAATTTCTTGCTGTAAAAGAAGATGTTAATTTTAAGATCATGGAAATCTTGGAACAGGAAGGTGTTTCTGTTGCCTTTCCTAGTCGAAGTATTTTTATTGAAGAAGAAACCAGTAAGGAAGTGTAA
- a CDS encoding redoxin domain-containing protein translates to MKLRTPMPELSGATEWLNGEVTREDLVGNKPTLFHFWSISCHLCKDAMPNINEFRDLYKDQLNVVAVHMPRSEKDLDLEEIKKVATEHEISQPIYIDNEHKLTDAFENKYVPAYYVFDSEGQLRHFQAGGGGMKMLTKRVNRVLGIKEE, encoded by the coding sequence ATGAAATTAAGAACACCAATGCCAGAACTTTCTGGAGCAACAGAATGGTTAAATGGTGAAGTAACAAGAGAAGATTTGGTTGGCAATAAGCCAACTTTGTTTCACTTTTGGTCAATTAGCTGTCATTTATGTAAAGACGCTATGCCAAATATTAATGAGTTTCGTGATCTATATAAGGATCAATTAAATGTTGTAGCTGTTCATATGCCACGTTCGGAGAAAGATTTAGATCTTGAAGAAATTAAAAAGGTTGCAACAGAACATGAAATCAGCCAACCGATTTATATCGACAATGAACATAAGTTAACGGATGCGTTCGAAAATAAATATGTACCTGCGTACTATGTTTTTGATAGTGAAGGTCAGCTTCGGCATTTTCAGGCAGGTGGGGGCGGAATGAAAATGCTAACGAAGCGTGTAAATCGAGTATTAGGTATTAAGGAAGAATAA
- a CDS encoding Hsp20/alpha crystallin family protein, producing the protein MSKKKDNLPNPFNEQPIGEFLKSIDSFFQDAFRNFHFGTAFPVHQYETNNNYIIEAQLPGIKKEQIILDIYGNQIRISVQNAEVIEEKNDIQHSFRSTRSYHKAERIVLLPFHVSEREVKASYRDGLLKIVVPNKKRTIEIE; encoded by the coding sequence TTGAGTAAGAAGAAAGATAACCTTCCAAATCCGTTTAATGAACAGCCAATTGGAGAATTCTTAAAGTCAATAGACAGCTTTTTTCAAGATGCCTTTCGCAATTTTCACTTCGGTACAGCATTTCCAGTTCACCAATATGAAACTAATAATAATTATATAATCGAAGCCCAACTACCAGGTATAAAAAAGGAGCAAATTATTTTAGATATCTATGGTAATCAAATTAGAATTAGTGTTCAAAATGCTGAAGTTATTGAAGAAAAGAATGACATCCAACATAGCTTTCGCAGCACAAGATCGTATCACAAAGCTGAACGAATTGTTTTATTACCTTTCCATGTATCGGAGAGGGAAGTTAAGGCTTCCTACCGTGATGGTCTATTAAAAATTGTTGTCCCTAATAAGAAGCGCACAATTGAAATTGAATAA
- a CDS encoding YppG family protein, whose translation MYYRNQQQQFPYYPQQQIHSYQYPNQYHHPYGYQGGYYPPPPFPYPQPGPQQGQQAQQNQGQQNQPQPGANPPVGMFTGPDGTFDFQKAVNQFDEMMKTVNQVSPIMKQIGSLFTPKK comes from the coding sequence ATGTATTACCGAAATCAGCAGCAGCAATTCCCTTATTATCCACAACAACAAATACATTCGTATCAATACCCAAACCAATATCACCATCCATATGGATACCAAGGAGGATATTACCCTCCACCACCTTTTCCCTATCCACAGCCTGGGCCACAACAAGGACAACAGGCTCAGCAAAACCAAGGCCAGCAAAATCAACCTCAACCAGGGGCTAATCCTCCAGTTGGAATGTTTACAGGCCCTGATGGAACCTTCGATTTTCAAAAAGCAGTTAATCAATTTGACGAGATGATGAAGACAGTTAATCAAGTAAGTCCTATTATGAAACAAATTGGCTCACTATTCACGCCAAAGAAATAG
- a CDS encoding phage holin family protein — translation MLSEILPQIEISNQLTLVVPALMIIGYALKRTPQVADWLIIWILLLIGIVASGLTLGFTVSGIANGIIAAGAAITSHQAYKQTMIRGRLVPKKQLGDRNREKK, via the coding sequence ATGCTTTCCGAAATATTACCGCAAATAGAGATTAGTAATCAGTTAACCCTTGTCGTTCCTGCGCTAATGATTATCGGTTATGCATTAAAGAGGACACCGCAAGTTGCTGATTGGCTAATTATTTGGATTTTATTACTGATAGGGATAGTAGCAAGTGGTCTTACTCTTGGTTTTACTGTTAGCGGTATAGCCAACGGTATAATCGCTGCTGGAGCTGCCATTACTTCTCACCAAGCTTATAAACAGACAATGATCCGAGGTAGGTTAGTTCCAAAGAAGCAACTGGGGGACAGAAACCGCGAAAAAAAATAA
- a CDS encoding potassium channel family protein: MKKQFAVIGLGRFGGSICKSLSEQGMEVLAIDTDEDKVNNYSSIVTHAVVADGADENALRSLGIRNFDHVIVAIGENIQASILTTLILDELGVKHITVKAQNDYHEKVLNKIGAHKVVHPERDMGVRIAHNIVSKNVLDYLELSKDYSIVELIAGEKMNNKSLIELNIRAKYGVNIMAIKRDGNINVSPYGTEKILSGDILIVIGAVVDINKLEDALFDKD; the protein is encoded by the coding sequence ATGAAGAAACAGTTTGCAGTAATTGGTTTAGGTAGATTTGGGGGAAGTATTTGTAAGTCATTAAGTGAGCAAGGAATGGAAGTGCTTGCAATTGATACTGATGAGGACAAAGTAAATAATTATTCTTCTATCGTAACTCATGCTGTTGTAGCTGATGGTGCAGATGAGAATGCCTTAAGAAGCCTTGGAATTCGTAACTTTGATCATGTAATCGTCGCTATTGGTGAAAATATTCAAGCTAGTATTTTAACAACATTAATCTTAGATGAATTAGGAGTCAAACATATTACGGTAAAAGCTCAAAATGATTACCATGAAAAAGTATTAAATAAAATTGGAGCACATAAAGTTGTACATCCTGAAAGGGATATGGGTGTTCGGATTGCTCACAATATCGTCTCGAAAAATGTATTAGATTACCTAGAACTTTCTAAGGATTATAGTATTGTTGAATTAATCGCTGGAGAAAAGATGAATAATAAATCGCTCATTGAGCTTAACATCCGTGCTAAATATGGGGTAAATATAATGGCAATAAAGCGAGACGGTAACATTAACGTTTCTCCATACGGCACAGAGAAAATTCTAAGCGGTGATATATTAATTGTCATTGGGGCTGTAGTTGATATAAATAAGCTAGAAGATGCCTTATTTGATAAAGATTAA
- the dapD gene encoding 2,3,4,5-tetrahydropyridine-2,6-dicarboxylate N-acetyltransferase, translating into MKMMDANEIISFISNSVKSTPVKVYVKGDLEGINFGENTKTFISGSTGTIFGEWADIDAALQSNADKIEDFVVENDRRNSAIPLLDIKNIKARIEPGAIIRDQVEIGDNAVIMMGASINIGSVIGEGTMIDMNVVLGGRATVGKNCHIGAGSVLAGVIEPPSAKPVVVEDNVVVGANAVILEGVTVGQGAVVAAGAIVTEDVPPNTVVAGVPARVIKEIDEKTKGKTEIKQELRRLNEDR; encoded by the coding sequence ATGAAAATGATGGATGCAAACGAGATTATCTCATTTATCTCAAACAGTGTAAAATCTACACCTGTGAAGGTTTATGTTAAAGGTGACCTAGAGGGAATTAATTTTGGAGAAAATACAAAAACATTTATCTCTGGTTCAACAGGAACAATATTTGGTGAATGGGCTGATATTGATGCAGCACTTCAATCAAATGCAGATAAAATTGAGGACTTTGTTGTTGAAAATGATCGTCGCAACTCTGCAATCCCTTTACTAGATATAAAAAATATTAAAGCGCGCATTGAGCCAGGTGCAATCATTCGTGATCAAGTTGAAATTGGTGACAATGCTGTTATTATGATGGGGGCTTCAATCAATATCGGGTCTGTTATCGGTGAAGGTACAATGATTGATATGAACGTAGTATTAGGTGGAAGAGCAACAGTAGGTAAGAATTGCCACATAGGTGCTGGATCTGTACTAGCAGGTGTAATTGAACCACCTTCAGCTAAACCGGTTGTCGTAGAAGATAACGTTGTTGTAGGAGCCAATGCTGTAATCTTAGAAGGTGTTACAGTTGGACAAGGTGCGGTTGTTGCAGCTGGAGCAATTGTTACGGAAGACGTACCACCAAACACTGTTGTAGCAGGTGTACCTGCACGTGTGATAAAAGAAATTGATGAGAAAACTAAAGGTAAAACTGAAATTAAACAAGAGCTTCGTCGATTAAACGAAGATCGTTAA
- a CDS encoding ATP-binding cassette domain-containing protein encodes MYVITAKNVSKKYITGNRKNILFNDLSLHVHEGEIVFISGQYGSGRTTLLKMIAAMTPPNHGTIKVFGKDLLTIEKRSDWRLKYIGFLTSEDCLIPYLTAKQHLLMGQEEDDPDYNLFDEEAQYILSMLEISSKKLTEYPEELTKVDRLKITIARILMSNPRLLLLDELTMGMNEEEHYELMNLLVNYVRRQRLTLIITGDTDIGHFYDRKLKLDNGKLIEMNDPEHRILH; translated from the coding sequence GTGTATGTGATAACGGCGAAAAATGTTTCCAAAAAATATATTACAGGGAACCGAAAAAATATCTTATTTAATGATTTGTCGTTACATGTCCATGAAGGTGAGATTGTCTTTATTAGCGGTCAATATGGTAGTGGAAGGACAACTCTACTAAAAATGATCGCAGCTATGACACCACCTAATCACGGAACGATCAAAGTATTTGGTAAAGATTTATTAACAATTGAAAAGCGTTCAGACTGGCGGCTAAAGTATATTGGCTTTTTAACAAGTGAAGATTGCTTAATACCTTATTTAACAGCAAAGCAACATTTGTTAATGGGCCAAGAAGAAGACGATCCTGATTATAATCTATTTGATGAAGAAGCTCAATATATCCTCTCCATGTTAGAAATTAGTTCAAAAAAGCTAACAGAATACCCAGAGGAATTAACAAAGGTAGATCGCCTAAAAATCACGATAGCTAGAATATTAATGTCAAACCCACGACTATTATTACTGGATGAACTAACAATGGGAATGAATGAAGAAGAACACTATGAACTAATGAATTTACTCGTTAATTATGTTAGGAGACAGCGACTTACATTAATTATTACTGGTGACACGGATATTGGTCATTTTTATGATCGAAAACTTAAACTAGATAATGGAAAACTTATCGAAATGAATGATCCTGAGCATCGTATTTTACACTAA
- a CDS encoding N-acetyldiaminopimelate deacetylase: protein MVESQFINIRRQLHQIPELGFEEFKTQEFLLTFIKNLPQQNIEIATWKTGLFVKVIGSTPSKIIGYRADIDGLPMEEETNLPYKSQHEGKMHGCGHDFHMSIALGVLSYFASNQPKETILFIFQPAEEGPGGAKPMLESTFFNENRPSMMIALHIAPEYPVGTVATKTGLLFANTSELFIDLEGKGGHAAYPHTANDMVVAASHFVTQLQTIVARNIDPLDSAVVTIGKITGGTKQNIIAERARVEGTIRTLSLESMAKIKKRIKALVNGIELGFDCKLSIDFGSNYCQVYNDETITNSFMEFVQKNYPRTTLIECREAMTGEDFGYFLEQIPGFMFWLGVNSEYGLHSNHLNPNEEAIPFAINLIVEYLQTV, encoded by the coding sequence ATGGTTGAGTCTCAGTTTATTAATATAAGAAGACAATTGCATCAAATTCCCGAGCTTGGTTTTGAAGAATTTAAAACACAAGAATTTTTACTTACTTTTATTAAGAACTTACCACAACAAAATATTGAAATTGCTACATGGAAGACCGGTTTATTTGTTAAGGTAATTGGATCAACTCCATCAAAAATAATTGGCTACCGAGCTGATATAGATGGGCTCCCTATGGAAGAAGAAACAAACTTGCCATATAAATCACAACACGAGGGGAAAATGCATGGTTGTGGCCATGATTTTCATATGAGTATTGCCCTTGGTGTCTTATCTTATTTTGCAAGTAACCAACCTAAAGAAACAATCTTATTTATCTTTCAACCAGCAGAGGAAGGGCCAGGTGGTGCAAAGCCAATGCTTGAGAGTACGTTTTTCAACGAAAATCGTCCAAGTATGATGATAGCACTACATATCGCTCCGGAGTACCCAGTTGGAACGGTTGCAACGAAAACTGGTTTGCTCTTTGCAAATACGTCTGAACTATTTATAGATTTAGAAGGTAAGGGGGGCCATGCTGCCTATCCTCACACAGCCAACGATATGGTTGTAGCCGCGAGCCACTTTGTGACTCAACTCCAAACAATTGTTGCTAGAAATATAGATCCGCTCGATTCAGCAGTTGTAACCATTGGGAAAATTACAGGTGGCACAAAGCAAAATATTATTGCTGAGAGAGCAAGAGTAGAAGGCACTATTAGAACATTATCACTGGAATCGATGGCAAAAATAAAAAAGCGTATTAAAGCTCTAGTTAACGGTATTGAATTAGGTTTTGACTGTAAGCTATCAATCGATTTTGGATCAAACTATTGCCAAGTATACAATGATGAAACAATTACCAATAGTTTCATGGAGTTTGTTCAAAAAAATTATCCTAGAACAACACTAATTGAATGTAGAGAAGCTATGACCGGTGAAGACTTTGGTTATTTTCTAGAACAAATTCCTGGATTTATGTTTTGGCTAGGTGTTAATTCTGAATATGGACTTCACTCAAACCATTTAAACCCTAACGAAGAAGCAATTCCGTTTGCGATAAACCTGATTGTGGAGTACTTACAAACTGTTTAA
- the aceA gene encoding isocitrate lyase — protein MTNHYQEEVMKLETSWQNDKRWEGITRNYSAADVIKLRGSVQIEHTLARRGAERLWNQLHSMDFVAALGALTGNQAIQQAKAGLQAVYLSGWQVAADANLAGQMYPDQSLYPANSVPMVVKRINQALQRADQIQHMEGNGNIDYFLPIVADAEAGFGGQLNVFELMKGMIEAGAAGVHFEDQLASEKKCGHLGGKVLIPTQTAVRNLTAARLAADVSGVPTLIIARTDADAADLITSDVDPYDCEFITGERTPEGFFRSKPGIEQAISRGLAYAPYADLVWCETSKPSLEEAKAFADAIHAKYPGKMLAYNCSPSFNWKANLDEETIENYQIELGKMGYKFQFVTLAGFHALNHSMFELAHAYKTRGMGAYSELQQAEFASEAKGYTATRHQREVGTGYFDEVAQAVSGGTSSTTALKGSTEVAQF, from the coding sequence ATGACAAATCATTATCAAGAAGAAGTTATGAAATTAGAAACAAGTTGGCAAAATGACAAAAGGTGGGAGGGTATTACTAGAAATTATTCTGCTGCAGATGTAATCAAACTAAGAGGATCTGTGCAAATTGAACACACACTGGCTAGAAGAGGTGCAGAGCGACTTTGGAACCAACTTCATTCAATGGATTTTGTTGCTGCTCTAGGAGCGTTAACAGGTAATCAAGCAATTCAACAGGCTAAAGCTGGTTTACAAGCGGTTTACTTAAGTGGCTGGCAAGTAGCTGCAGATGCAAACTTAGCGGGGCAAATGTACCCTGACCAAAGTCTTTATCCTGCAAATAGTGTGCCTATGGTGGTTAAACGTATAAATCAAGCTTTACAGCGCGCAGACCAAATCCAGCATATGGAAGGTAACGGTAACATTGATTACTTCCTTCCAATTGTCGCAGATGCAGAAGCTGGATTTGGTGGTCAATTAAATGTGTTTGAGCTAATGAAGGGTATGATTGAAGCAGGTGCTGCCGGAGTTCACTTCGAAGATCAATTGGCCTCTGAGAAAAAGTGCGGTCATTTAGGAGGAAAAGTATTAATCCCAACTCAAACAGCTGTCCGAAATCTCACAGCAGCTAGACTTGCTGCCGATGTTTCAGGCGTTCCTACGTTAATTATCGCAAGGACTGATGCTGATGCGGCAGATTTAATTACGAGTGATGTTGATCCGTATGATTGCGAGTTTATTACAGGTGAAAGGACACCCGAAGGTTTCTTTCGATCAAAACCAGGTATTGAGCAAGCGATTTCACGTGGCTTAGCTTACGCGCCTTATGCAGACTTAGTTTGGTGTGAGACATCAAAACCAAGCTTAGAAGAAGCAAAAGCATTTGCTGATGCCATTCATGCCAAGTATCCAGGAAAGATGTTAGCCTATAATTGTTCCCCTTCGTTTAACTGGAAGGCTAACTTAGATGAAGAAACGATTGAGAACTATCAAATTGAGCTCGGTAAAATGGGCTATAAGTTCCAGTTTGTAACATTAGCAGGTTTCCACGCGTTAAATCATAGTATGTTTGAATTAGCTCATGCATATAAGACTCGAGGAATGGGTGCTTACTCTGAACTTCAACAAGCGGAATTTGCTAGCGAAGCAAAGGGATATACAGCTACACGTCACCAACGTGAAGTAGGTACTGGATATTTTGATGAAGTTGCCCAAGCGGTTTCGGGTGGTACTTCTTCAACAACTGCTTTAAAGGGCTCTACCGAAGTAGCTCAGTTTTAA